The Opisthocomus hoazin isolate bOpiHoa1 chromosome 2, bOpiHoa1.hap1, whole genome shotgun sequence genomic interval CCTCGGGCGCGCAGTGCCTGGAGCACGACTGCTTCGGCGTCTTCTGGGCGGCGCGGCCCTTCGCGGAGGCGAGCGCGGCGtgcgagcggggcggcgggcaccTGATGACCGTCCGCTCCACCGTGGCGGAGGACGCCATcgccctgctgctgcagaaccGCAGCGGGCGGCTGTGGCTGGGGCTgcgcctgcccctgccctgcaccGAGCCGAGCCAGCGCCTCCGCGGCTTCCAGTGGGTGACGGGCGACCGCCGCACCGACTACGCCAACTGGGCGCCGTCGGGGCGGCGGTGCGGGGAGCGCTGCGTGACCGTGTCGCGGGAGCTGCGCTGGGAGGAGCGGCGCTGCGAGGCGCCGGCCGACGGCTTCCTCTGCGAGTACAACTACGCGGGCAGCTGCCCCCGCCTGCCGCCCGCCGAGGGGCTGCCCGTCACCTACGCCACCCCCTTCGGAGCCCGCGGCGGGGACTTCCTGGCGCTGCCGCCGCTCAGCGCCGCGCTcgtcccggggctggggctggagctgcgctGCGACGAGGAGGGGGacggcggggggctgcgctggggccgcgccgccccgggaGCCTGGCCCTGCCGCCTGGCCAACGGCGGCTGCGAGGGGGCCTGCGGCGAGGAGGGCGGCCGGCCGCGCTGCTCCTGCCCCGACGGCAAGGTGCTGGGCCCCGACGGCCGCGGCTGCGGCTCGCCCTGCGCCGGCGCGCCCTGCCAGCATCACTGCGTCGTCGCCGGCACCGCCTTCCTCTGCATGTGCGAGCCGGGCTACCGGCTGGGCGCCGACGGCAGCAGCTGCGAGGACGTCGACGACTGCGCCGCGCTGCCCAGGGTGTGCGAACAGGTCTGCGTCAACACCGAGGGCGGCTTCGAGTGCCACTGCCACGGCGGCTACGAGATGCTGGAGGGACGCTGCCGGCCCGTCTCCCGCTGCTACGAGGCGCCCTGCGAGCAGCGATGCGAGGACGTGCCCGACGGGTACCGCTGCGGCTGCTTCCCCGGCTACGCCGTCGACCCGCAGGCGCCCGCCCGCTGCCTGCTGCACTGCAACCGCAGCCAGTGCCCAGCCGAGTGCGACCCGCACACGCTGTCCTGCGAGTGCCCCGAGGGCTTCTTGCTGGACGGTGATGCCGACAGCGGGCAGCTCTGCGTGGACCTCGACGAGTGCGACATGAACTACTGCCAACACAACTGCACCAACCACCCTGGCGGCTACGAGTGCCACTGCCATGCCGGCTACCGGCTCCTCGACAAGAACAACTGCGTCAAAATCccggaggaggacgaggagggggCGTACTCGGGGGATTTCAGGCCCGGGCCCCAGACGCCTGTCCCCAGCTGGAGCCCACCAAAGGTGGAGCGCCTCCACCCTGGTGCCCTGGTGGGCATCGCCGTGGGCGTCCTCTCGGCGGCCCTGGCGCTGCTGGCCCTGGGGTACCACCTGGTGAAGAAGTGCTGCAGGCCCCCCGCCACCATGGATTACAAGTGCAGTTGCCCCCACGAAAAGGAGATGGGACTTCAGCCGGTCGCCTCGGCGTGTGCTGCCTCCGGCCAGAAACTGTAGGGACACCAGGATGGACAGAGAGAGGGAGGTGGGTGGAACTGGGTAACATTTACTCCCCCCTACCCCAACTTTTTAATGATAAGGAGAATTTGGGAAAAGCTGTGATCACCCCTGCTTCCAAAAATACTCGCTGCTTTCCAGCCGGCTCTTGCAATACTCACGCCAGAGAGTGGGGAAGGTGGAAGGCACAGAGCGCTTCTCTGTTTCTGCTCCCATCACAGGCAGTGGTGGGCGCTTGGCTTTCCTTTTCCCAAGCCAGCATTTGGGGGGGGTGCTTTCAGGGAAGAGCCCTGTGTGTGTTACAGGACGGACGTCTCTGTCTGGAACTGGCCGTTTAAATCCACACCGATGTGGGGCGAGAGCATGCGTGCCACAGGTGGCCAAGTAGCCACAGACCGTGGAAGGTCGCCTGGCCCCAGTTTCCCCTCGGTTGAGAGgcgtgctgcagggctggaggtgaTGGTTTTCCTGGGGTGGTGAGGAGCTGGGATgctcctggttttgtctgggttCAATTTAtagtttttttaaactaatgggTGATGGAAGAAGGAGCCAAGATCTTGTGGTCAGCACTTTGCCTCGCTCCTCTGCCCCCCTCTGCCTCATTAGCAGAAATCTCGGtttctgttccccccacccctatCTTTTGCCTCTCACCTCTGGCAGCTGAGCACTTTTCACCTTAAATCGCTAGCAATGATGGGGACCCTGCTGAGCTTCACCGTGTGAGGGCTCAAATGCTTGATTTCTATTCCTTTTTATCATTTCGGGGCTGTTTTTGGGGGTGCGGAGGTGAAATGGTATACCAAGAACACCAGGGTAATTTTTTCTGTGGTAGGAAGGGTCGTGTGCAGCGCCAGAGAGCGTTATGTTCCCCACACAGTTTCTTCCGTGATTTTCTGCGGTTGTGGGGTTagatggtttgggttttggttttgtttgttgttgttttttttccaacccGCTTAACGGACCCTTCCTGTCcgcccttttttttcctgttttcccttcGGTCTTGTCCAGATCACAGCTGAGGGCTGAGTCTAATCCATGCCGAAGCTCACGGCAAAGCTTTGCCAGGGGGCAGGGTCCGGCTCGCTGCTTACTTTCCAGCCACGGACTGGCGGGAAACCTGGGAAAACTGTTTTATGCATTTTTCCAGCTCCGTCGTTCGGTGGGGAGACAAGGGgcagctctgcaaagccagcATGCTGCTGGGGGGGTTCCTGCTCTGTGATGGGGTGAAGCCGGTGGCTGTTCATGCAGGCACGGGGTGAGCGGCGGAGCGGGTGCTGACAGCTTTATGCCCGTGAAATATCAGCCTGCGGCAGCACTTGGCTTTCCCGCGGGAAGTTTTGCAAGCCTGGGGTCAGAGCTTGGGAGGGCTGGACGCTGCAGAGGGGCTGCGGAGCTCGGAGGGCTTGTgtccccccgcatcccccctgACGTGCTCAGTGAGCTTGCTATCACGCAGCATTTCCCCCTCCCGATATGACAGAGCTACGTTGCAGCCTCCAAGGAAAATAAAACGATAAGCATTGTAAGAACTGTAGCTTTTCTAATGTAAATGATTCAACCCACTGTTTTATACATCCGGCACATTTGTaaatacttatttatttattggaaATATACCCTACGCAATGCACAATCACATGGTGATTTTGTGTGTAGACCAATAAAGCTTTTACATCTGGTTTACAGAAAGCTGCTGATGAAATattctttctccccctccctaAAACGACTCTTTTTCCTCACTGAGCACCAGCCCGTCTCGCAGCCAGAGCTCCAGAAGTCACAAACCTCGCTGGAgcgaaaaaaaaaggagctgtgGGCTCTTAGCAGAGCATCAGGCTGAAAACATTGCCCCTCTGGTTATTTCACCACTGTGATTAAAATAGAAGGAATGAGCCATAAATAATGGAGAATGAGGATAACATTAGAAGGACAATGTTAAAACCAAATAAGCTGAAATGGCTAATTTAGTGCTACCTCCGTGCAGCGAAGCCAGTACAGCCCCAGTGCTATTCCTTAGCTCAAGTTTCTGTGGTACCGTTGATGTTTACCTGTGGCAAAGAGAGTGGGATTTGGTTCTCCTGGGTTTCCTTgtggaaaatgtaatttttgtccTGTGTGTGCTAAAATCCCTTTGCCTGGCAATTTGGTGAGGCAGGGGAGGTTTATTGGTGGGACctaagtttttttcctttccccattaGTTGAAGAGAGGTTCGGGACTCCCTGGCACCTTTCAAGGCTCGGTTTGCGTAGCCTCAAGCTCTGATCTCAGTTGCTCAGATACCCCCTTTGTTTACATAAGAGGAACCCAAAGGAGTCAAACTGATGCTGTGCTCTCAGTCCCCTGCAGAGCTGATGCAGAAGTCCAGTCCGGTCCCACCCCCTCTCTCTGCTATTAGACGTAGCGGGGCTGGTGGGCTTTAGGACTCTTCTCCGTCTTTCAGCACACGTTTTGGGAAGGAACGGGAAGCTGGAGTTTTGTTATTCTGGAGGGACACCTGCCCCGTGGCTAGTCACTGTTCACTAACGCATTTTGAAATCCTCACCATCCCTCATCCCAGTGGAGGCTCCTCGCTGCTGAAGGTAACGGCAATAATTACTCAGTTGACATAATTAACTGTATCAGGGGCCAGTCTtatggctttttattttgttgaaCCGCACAGCACAAGTGAGGACCGGCGGCACGGGGCATGGCACTTTGCCCCCTCTCCGGCCAGGGTCCCCTTCTGCCCGTACTTGTGGAGATGCCCACCTGGGGGCCAGCAAGGCTTGGGGGCACCCTAGAAGGTGGTGGTCTTTGTGAGGAGGGGTCCGGGCTTGCAGCAGGGCTCGGGGTGCACGGGCtcctgctggcagggcaggggtggGCACATGCAGCCCTTGC includes:
- the THBD gene encoding thrombomodulin; translation: MRRLPLPLPLLLAGLGLGLGLGGGPEPGPEPAAPSGAQCLEHDCFGVFWAARPFAEASAACERGGGHLMTVRSTVAEDAIALLLQNRSGRLWLGLRLPLPCTEPSQRLRGFQWVTGDRRTDYANWAPSGRRCGERCVTVSRELRWEERRCEAPADGFLCEYNYAGSCPRLPPAEGLPVTYATPFGARGGDFLALPPLSAALVPGLGLELRCDEEGDGGGLRWGRAAPGAWPCRLANGGCEGACGEEGGRPRCSCPDGKVLGPDGRGCGSPCAGAPCQHHCVVAGTAFLCMCEPGYRLGADGSSCEDVDDCAALPRVCEQVCVNTEGGFECHCHGGYEMLEGRCRPVSRCYEAPCEQRCEDVPDGYRCGCFPGYAVDPQAPARCLLHCNRSQCPAECDPHTLSCECPEGFLLDGDADSGQLCVDLDECDMNYCQHNCTNHPGGYECHCHAGYRLLDKNNCVKIPEEDEEGAYSGDFRPGPQTPVPSWSPPKVERLHPGALVGIAVGVLSAALALLALGYHLVKKCCRPPATMDYKCSCPHEKEMGLQPVASACAASGQKL